A stretch of Salarias fasciatus chromosome 23, fSalaFa1.1, whole genome shotgun sequence DNA encodes these proteins:
- the LOC115382061 gene encoding LOW QUALITY PROTEIN: olfactomedin-like protein 2B (The sequence of the model RefSeq protein was modified relative to this genomic sequence to represent the inferred CDS: inserted 7 bases in 7 codons; substituted 1 base at 1 genomic stop codon): protein MSRICSAFTPAPSARAARRSASGLQEEIDGQESIISKLLGDYDKXKALSEGSDCRCKCVVRPLSRSACRRIEEGSATAQDFYTVETXTSGPECKCACIAPPSAVNPCEGEFRLKKLREAGKDNVKLSTILELLEGSFYGMDLLKLHSVTHKLLHRVEHIEKIVSLNQTVEEVEPRSIVLSRQLLLKRRLLLFPFSINALLRSMGQRSLETWSLLENSELTEDKYEEKFMVENPPSLKTDGSAQIIEVRPQVTPKNVSDKETSEGSKHSRTKSNNTSFSYKPDICFVHHNPRCENLGIITSHSGSHNGCPNGASCDNTTARNQGHQPLRFNCATRSYHTVNFASQQLAACHNTCEYYLFSPHRIPHGLETDRSEECKDTLATISEPVTHNTFGRNEGAWMKDPKSNEDKIYVTNFYYGNNLLEFRSXRFSNKAVSTNSYKLPYNWIGTGHVVYDGAFYYNRAFSRDIIKFDLRQRYVAAWTMLHDALFEESSSPWEXRSHSTSTFAVDESGLWIIYPALDDEGFLQEVVVLSRLNPSDLSMQRETTWRTGLRRNHFXNCFIVCGVXYAVDSYNXREANLEYAFDTHTNTQMIPXMPFINNYTYTTQIDYNPKEGVLYAWDNGHQVTYNIKFAYVDP from the exons ATGTCTAGGATCTGCTCTGCCTTC ACCCCCGCTCCCAGCGCGAGAGCAGCGCGGAGGAGCGCGAgcggcctgcaggaggagataGACGGCCAGGAGAGCATCATCTCCAAG CTGCTGGGTGATTATGACA TGAAAGCCCTCTCGGAAGGCTCTGACTGTCGGTGTAAATGTGTTGTCAGACCCCTGAGCAGGAGCGCCTGTCGGCGGATAGAGGAAGGAAGCGCCACTGCGCAGGACTTTTACACAGTGGAGA ATACTTCTGGACCGGAGTGCAAGTGCGCCTGCATCGCTCCTCCGTCTGCGGTCAATCCATGCGAAGGAGAGTTCAGGCTAAAAAAACTTAGGGAAGCTGGAAAAGACAACGTCAAG TTGTCCACCATCCTGGAGCTACTGGAGGGCTCTTTCTATGGCATGGATCTACTGAAGCTGCACTCAGTTACTCATAAGCTCCTGCATCGTGTAGAACATATTGAAAAG ATTGTGTCTTTGAATCAAACTGTGGAAGAAGTGGAGCCTCGGAGCATCGTTTTGTCCAGACAGCTGCTACTGAAACGCCGCCTACTTCTCTTCCCCTTCAGCATCAACGCCCTACTGAGATCAATGGGGCAGCGGTCTTTAGAAACCTGGAG TCTTTTGGAAAATTCAGAGCTGACTGAA GACAAGTATGAAGAGAAGTTTATGGTGGAAAATCCACCATCTCTAAAGACAGATGGCTCTGCTCAGATCATTGAGGTCAGACCTCAGGTGACTCCCAAAAATGTGTCTGACAAGGAGACTTCTGAAGGGTCAAAG CACTCCCGAACCAAATCCAACAACACAAGCTTCAGCTACAAGCCTGACATCTGCTTTGTCCATCACAACCCACGCTGTGAAAACCTCGGGATCATTACATCCCACAGCGGCTCCCATAACGGTTGCCCTAACGGAGCGAGCTGCGACAACACCACAGCAAGAAACCAAGGCCACCAACCCCTCAGGTTCAACTGCGCCACCCGCTCCTACCACACTGTCAACTTTGCTTCTCAACAGCTCGCCGCCTGTCACAACACCTGTGAGTATTACCTCTTCAGCCCCCACCGTATCCCCCACGGCCTCGAGACAGACCGCTCAG aggAGTGTAAGGACACTTTGGCCACCATCTCTGAGCCAGTAACTCACAACACCTTTGGCAGGAATGAGGGAGCCTGGATGAAGGACCCAAAATCTAATGAGGACAAAATTTATGTTACCAATTTCTATTATGGGAATAACCTCCTGGAGTTCCGCAGCTAGAGGTTTTCAAACAAG GCCGTTTCAACCAACTCCTACAAGCTCCCTTACAACTGGATTGGCACAGGCCACGTGGTCTACGACGGAGCCTTCTACTACAACCGGGCCTTCTCCCGGGACATCATCAAGTTTGACCTGCGGCAGCGTTACGTGGCTGCCTGGACCATGCTCCACGACGCGCTGTTTGAAGAGTCGTCGTCGCCGTGGG GGCGCAGCCACTCGACATCGACTTTTGCCGTGGACGAGAGCGGTCTGTGGATCATCTACCCTGCGCTAGATGATGAGGGATTCCTGCAGGAGGTGGTTGTTCTCAGTCGCTTGAACCCGTCCGACCTCAGCATGCAGAGGGAGACAACCTGGAGGACGGGGCTTCGAAGAAATCACT GCAACTGCTTCATTGTCTGTGGCG CGTATGCTGTTGACAGCTATA AGAGGGAGGCCAACCTGGAATATgcttttgacacacacacaaatactcaGATGATTC GGATGCCCTTCATCAACAACTACACCTACACCACGCAGATTGACTACAACCCCAAGGAGGGTGTTTTGTACGCGTGGGACAATGGACATCAAGTCACTTACAACATTAAATTTGCATATGTAGACCCTTAG
- the LOC115381398 gene encoding LOW QUALITY PROTEIN: torsin-1A-interacting protein 2-like (The sequence of the model RefSeq protein was modified relative to this genomic sequence to represent the inferred CDS: inserted 1 base in 1 codon; deleted 1 base in 1 codon; substituted 2 bases at 2 genomic stop codons): MQHIDIFLKQMEDMKSQFPNQHVELWRRSRIHLKRHLQTAQPSEPVSLILTAGLNAQKTLRCLAQGMASAFSAALNASVLLIDGTSTASQDTDXWKMEIDTKLQIAFEGNTPVAIIHRFDELPPGSTLIFYRYCDHENAAYKRLFXSSRVLLGEEELPADLXLSAVEEMVDDHLQSKFLSHGDPVSFDRMDRDKYGGLWSRISHLILPVATEERIEHQGCETT; this comes from the exons ATGCAGCACATTGACATCTTTCTCAAGCAGATGGAAGATATGAAAAGTCAATTTCCTAACCAGCATgttgagctgtggaggagg agccggATCCACCTGAAGAGACACCTTCAGACAGCCCAGCCCTCGGAGCCAGTGAGTCTGATCCTGACTGCCGGCCTGAACGCTCAGAAGACGCTGCGCTGCCTGGCTCAGGGTATGGCTTCTGCCTTCTCTGCTGCTCTTAATGCGTCTGTCCTCCTCATCGATGGCACCTCCACAGCCAGCCAAGACACTGATTAGTGGAAAATGGAAATTGACACCAAGTTGCAGATAGCCTTTGAGGGAAACACCCCTGTGGCTATCATACATCGCTTCGATGAGCTGCCTCCCGGTTCTACTCTAATCTTTTATCGCTATTGTGACCATGAAAACGCTGCATACAAGAGACTTTTCTGATCTTCACGGGTGCTGCTTGGAGAGGAAGAGCTTCCAGCTGACC GCCTGAGTGCTGTGGAGGAGATGGTGGACGATCACCTGCAGAGCAAGTTTCTCTCTCATGGGGATCCTGTGTCATTTGACAGGATGGACCGTGACAAATACGGTGGACTGTGGAGTCGTATTTCTCACCTTATTCTACCTGTAGCTACAGAGGAAAGAATAGAGCATCAAGGATGTGAGACGACATGA